One part of the Sarcophilus harrisii chromosome 5, mSarHar1.11, whole genome shotgun sequence genome encodes these proteins:
- the PMCH gene encoding pro-MCH encodes MGFSSYMLILTLSFFSQAFLLSASKSMRTVEDDALLTPFGLGKSLQKEDMADKSGAVPSLEHYKSEEGGFINEEESRNPKNVGFKHSFLNRGLPLNLALKQLPYLALKGSVAFPADNGVQNIESTQERREIGDEENSVKFPIGRRDFDSE; translated from the exons ATGGGTTTCTCATCCTACATGCTCATACtaactttgtcttttttctctcaagCATTTTTGCTTTCAGCATCAAAATCCATGAGAACCGTGGAGGACGACGCGCTCCTGACTCCATTTGGCCTGGGTAAATCCCTTCAGAAGGAAGACATGGCAGACAAATCTGGAGCTGTGCCTTCCCTTGAACATTATAAATCCGAGGAGGGTGGTTTTATCAATGAAGAGGAGAGCAGAAATCCAAAG aaTGTAGGCTTCAAACATAGTTTCTTAAACCGTGGTCTGCCGTTGAACCTAGCTCTTAAGCAGCTCCCATATCTTGCACTGAAGGGATCAGTGGCTTTTCCAGCTGACAATGGAGTTCAGAATATTGAATCAAcacaggaaaggagagagattggGGATGAAGAAAACTCAGTTAAATTTCCAATAGGAAGGAGAGATTTTGACAGTgagtag